Part of the Rhodobacteraceae bacterium M385 genome is shown below.
GTCCTTAAGGAGCATAAAGGTTGCGCGTCACCGGGCTCGACAGGGCGTCTGACTGGGCTTTTCAATATCTGACAAAATTAGTCGGATAAGGCAAGTGGAGAAAATGAACCCTCTCGCCCGAGGCGGTTATGGACAGTTGAGAGGGGGTGAAAAACAAACGCCCACTTGCGATAGGCAAGGGGCGTTGTCGGGGAAGATGCATGGGACCCGAGGCGCATTTCAGCGGCCCCGGCCCCCGCGGATGGCGTTAGGCGAAGGCCTGCAAACCGGTGATGCCGCGGCCCATGATGAGGGCGTGGACGTCGTGGGTGCCCTCGTAAGTGTTAACGGCCTCAAGGTTCATCACGTGGCGGATGACGCCGTATTCGTCGCTGACGCCATTGCCGCCGTGCATGTCGCGGGCCTCCCGCGCAATGGTTAACGCTTTGCCGCAATTGTTACGCTTCATCAGGCTGATCAGCTCGGCGGGCGCGGTGTGATCGTCGAACATCCGGCCCAGTTGCAGGGCCCCTTGCAGGCCCAGGGCGATCTCGGCCTGCATGTCGGCCAGCTTCTTCTGGATCAGCTGCGTTTGCGCCAGTGGGCGGCCAAACTGCTTGCGGTCCATGGTGTAGCTGCGGGCGGCGTGGAAGCAGGCCTCGGCCGCGCCCATGGCGCCCCAGGCGATGCCGAAGCGCGCCCGGTTCAGGCAGCCGAAGGGACCAGCCAAGCCACTGACTTCAGGCAGTAAATTATCCTCGGGGACAAAGACTTCGTCCATCTGGATCATGCCCGTAATCGAGGCGCGGAGCGAGAATTTCCCCTCGATCTTCGGGGCGTTCAGACCCTTCATTCCCTTCTCAAGAATGAAGCCTTTGATCTTGCCGTCATGGGCGTCGGACTTGGCCCAGATGATGAAGACATCGGCGATGGGGGAGTTGGTGATCCAGTTCTTCGCGCCGGAAAGGCTGTAGCCGCCGTCCACCGCTTTGGCGCGGGTGACCATCGACCCCGGGTCCGATCCGTGGTCCGGTTCGGTTAACCCGAAACAGCCGACCATGCGGCCCGAGGCCAGCTCTGGCAGGAATTTCTGGCGCTGCGCCTCGGTCCCATAGGCGAAGATCGGGTGCATCACCAGCGAGCTTTGCACCGACATGGCCGAGCGATAGCCGCTGTCGATCCGCTCCACCTCGCGAGCGACCAAACCGTAGGAGACGTAGTTGGCGCCAATGCCGCCGTATTCCTCGGGGATGGTCGCGCCCAGAAGGCCCATGTCGCCCATCTCGGTCATGATATCGCGGTCAAATGTCTCGTGGCGGTTAGCCATGACGACGCGCGATCCCAACGCTTCCTGGCAATAGGCATGGGCGCTGTCGCGGATCATCCGCTCCTCCTCCGTCAGCTGGTTTTCCAGCAGAAACGGGTCGTCCCAAACCAAGCTCGCAGGCTTGGCCCGGGCGGATTGGGGGGTGGTGGCGGCGGATGTCATGGTGCTCAAGGGAGGTCTCCATCGGCTTCAATTTCAGAAATGGGTAGAAGGCGGCTGAATTTATTTCAAGCATAAAATATTTTTACTTGAAATACAGGTTTGCGATCCGTAGCGTTGCTGTACCGGAACAGAAAAGTGGGTCGAACATGCGTATTGCTTGTCTTGGGGGTGGTCCTGCTGGCCTCTACTTTGGGATTTCGATGAAACGTCGCAATCCTCAGGCCGAAGTCGTTGTGTTCGAGCGTAACCGCGCGGACGATACCTTTGGGTGGGGCGTGGTCTTGTCCGACGAAACTCTTGATAATCTTGCCAAGAACGACGCCGAAAGCGCCGCGATTATCCGCGAGAACTTCGCCTATTGGGATGATGTGGCGCTGCATCATCAGGGCCAAAAACTGGTGTCCAGCGGCCATGGTTTCTGCGGTATCGGCCGCAAGAAGCTGCTGTTGATCCTACAGGCGCGGGCACGGGAATTGGGCGTTGATCTGCGGTTCGAGACCGAGGTTGGCGCGGCGTCTGATTACAAGGACGACTTTGACGTTGTGGTGGCTTGCGACGGGCTCAATTCCAAGACCCGGATGGAGTTTGCCGAGACCTTCCAACCCGACATCGACACCCGCAAGTGTCAGTTCGTCTGGCTTGGAACGCACCAGCGTTTCGACGATGCGTTTACCTTTATTTTCGAAGATACCGACAAGGGCTGGGTCTGGGCGCACGCGTATCAATTTGACGATGAGACAGCGACTTTCATCGTGGAATGCAGCCAGAAAACCTTTGATGCTTACGGCTTTGGCGAGATGAGCCAGCAAGAGAGCATTGCCGTGTGCGAGGCGATCTTCAAAGACCACCTTGGTGGCCACGGGCTGATGACCAACGCCAACCATATCCGCGGTTCTGCGTGGATTCAGTTCCCCCGTGTGCTTTGCGAAAAGTGGAGCCACGAAAATGTGGTGCTTTTGGGCGATGCTTCGGCCACGGCGCATTTTTCGATCGGGTCGGGAACGAAGCTGGCGTTGGAAAGTGCCATTGCGCTGGCCGAAGATATTGCCACAAAACCGACGCTGGCAGAGGCCTTCGCCAACTACGAGGACGAGCGGCGGTTGGAGGTCTTGCGTCTGCAATCGGCGGCGCGAAACTCGGTGGAATGGTTCGAGGATGTGGAGCGGTATCTGCACCTTGATCCGGTGCAACTGAATTACTCCATGCTGACCCGCTCGCAACGCATCAGCCACGAAAACCTGCGAGAGAGAGACCCGAAGTGGCTTGCCGGGGCGGAGGCGTGGTTCATGGAGCAAGCCGGGGGAGAGGCCACAACTCCCGCCCGCGCCCCGATGTTTGCGCCATTTACCTTGCGCGATATGAAGCTGAAGAACCGCATCGTGGTGTCCCCGATGGCGCAATACAAGGCTGTGGATGGCGCGCCGACCGATTGGCATTTGATCCATTACGGCGAGCGCGCCAAAGGCGGCGCAGGGCTGGTCTATACCGAGATGACATGCGTTTCCGCCGATGGGCGGATCACGCCCGGTTGCCCCGGTCTGTATGCCCCCGAGCATGAGGCCGCATGGGCGCGGCTGACCGCCTTTGTCCACGCTGAGACGGAAGCGAAGATTTGCTGCCAGATCGGCCATGCGGGGCGGAAGGGCTCGACCCGTGTCGGATGGGAAGGGATGGACAAGCCGCTGGCGGAGGGCAACTGGCCGCTTTTGTCGGCCTCCGATATCCCTTGGTCCGATGAAAACGCGACGCCGCAGGCGATGGACCGGGCGCAGATGGACGCGGTGAAGACGGCCTTCGTGGCAAGCGCCGAGATGGCGGATCGCGCGGGCTTTGACATGATCGAATTGCACGCGGCCCACGGCTATCTGATCTCGTCGTTCATCTCTCCGCTGTCCAACACGCGCACCGACAACTACGGCGGCAGCCTAGAGAACCGGATGCGCTACCCGTTGGAAGTTTTCGCCGCCATGCGGGCCGTTTGGCCGCCAGAAAAGCCCATGTCGGTGCGGATTTCGGCCAGCGATTGGGCCGGGGACGACGGTGTCACTGCCGAGGACGCCGTGAAGATCGCAGCGATGTTTGAAGCCCAAGGCGCGGATATCATCGATGTGTCGGCGGGCCAGACCTCGACCGAAGCAGAGCCTGTCTATGGCCGCATGTTCCAAACGCCTTTCTCGGACCGGATCAGGAACGAGGCGGGGATCAAGACAATGGCCGTGGGCAATATCTTCGAGGCCGATCACGTGAACTCGATCCTTATGGCGGGGCGGGCCGATCTGGTGTGCCTTGCGCGGCCGCATCTGGCCGATCCCTATTGGACGCTACATGCGGCGACGGCCCTTGGGGACCGACAAGAAAGCTGGCCCCAGCCCTATGATGCGGGACGCGATCAGGCGTGGCGTCTGGCCGACCGGGCCGCAGAAATGGTGGGTAAGGTATGAAGCATGTCGTAATCACGGGCGGCGGCACGGGTGTTGGCGCCCAAACCGCACAGCGCTTCGCGGCGGCGGGCTATGCCGTGACGATCATGGGGCGTAGCGAGGCACCGTTGCAGGCGCAGGGCTTGTCGTATCAGCTGTGCGATGTGACCGACGTGGATCAGGTGCACGCCGCGTTTGAGGCGGCCCGCGCCGAGCATGGGCCGGTGTCCATCGTCATTGCGAACGCGGGCGCGGCGACCTCGAAGCCATTTGCCAAGATGAGTGCGGCGGATTTGACCGGCATGTTGGATGTGAACCTGACCGGGGTTTTCAACGTCTGGCAAGCGGCTTTGGCGGATATGAAGGCCGCAGGGGCAGGGCGGATGATCGCCATCGCCTCCACCGCTGGATTGAAAGGTTACCCGTATGTGTCGGGCTATTGCGCGGCGAAGCACGGGGTTGTTGGGCTAACGCGGGCGCTGTCGTTGGAACTGGCGAAAACCGGGATCACCGTGAACGCGATTTGCCCCGGCTTCATTGAAACGCCGCTGCTGGAACGCTCGGTCGAGAACATCGTCGCCACCACAGGGATGAGCGCGGAAGACGCGGTGAAATCATTGACAAAGGGCAACCCTCAGGCGCGGTTGATCCAGCCCGAGGAAGTGGCGGAAACGGCGCTTTGGCTCTGCTCGGACGCGGCGCGGTCAGTCAACGGACATACGTTAAGCCTGTCGGGAGGTGAAATCTGATGCAAACCAAACCGGTAGAGGTCCTTGCCCCGCCCTCAAAGGAACGCCTGCGCCTTTGGCTCCGCCTGCTGAAAACCAGCCGCGCGATTGAAACCACCCTGCGCGAGAAGCTGCGTGAGGAATTTGCCACCACCCTGCCGCGTTTCGATGTGATGGCCGCGCTGTCGCGTTATGAAGACGGCCTGAAGATGAGCCAGCTTTCCGGCGTGTTGCGCGTGTCCAACGGCAACGTCACCGGCATTGTGGACCGTTTGGCCGAGGATGGCTTGCTGGTGCGCGTGCCCGTACCCGGTGACCGCCGCGCCTCGGTCGTGCGATTGACCAAGCGCGGCGTCGAAGAATTCGCCCGCCAGGCCGCCGCCCACGAGGCGTGGATCGATTCTATGCTTGGTGGGTTTGCCGCCGAAGAAGCCGCCGAAATCGGCGCGCGGCTGGAAACTCTGGAAGCAAAGCTACAGTCAGAAGGGGATGCCTGATGCGCAGTGACGTCACTCACTTCAAATGCGAGATTGCCGACCGCATCGCCACCATTGCGCTGGATCGGCCCGAGCGGAAGAACCCGCTGACCTTCGACAGCTACGCCGAGATGCGCGATTGGTTCCGTGATCTGCATTACTCGGACGACGTAGATGCGGTGGTTTTTGCCTCCAACGGCGGCAACTTCAGCTCGGGCGGTGATGTGCATGACATCATCGGGCCGCTCACCAAGATGTCGATGAAAGAACTGCTGGCCTTTACCCGGATGACGGGCGATCTGGTCAAGGCGATCGTGAACTGCGGCAAGCCGATGATTGCCGCGATTGATGGGATTTGCGTGGGCGCAGGCGCGATTATCGCCATGGCCGCTGACCTGCGGATCGCCACGCCCGAGGCCAAGACAGCCTTCCTTTTCACCCGGGTGGGCCTTGCGGGTTGTGACATGGGGGCCTGTGCGATCCTGCCCCGGATCATCGGGCAAGGCCGCGCGGCAGAGCTGCTTTACACCGGCCGCGCCATGACCGCCGAGGAAGGCCATGCCTGGGGGTTCCACAACAAGCTGGTCCCCGCCGACACGCTGGACGCCGAGGCGCAGTCGATGGCCGCCCGCATCGCAGCGGGGCCGAACTTTGGGCACATGATGACCAAGACCATGCTGGCGCAGGAATGGTCGATGTCGATTGAGCAAGCGATCGAGGCCGAGGCGCAGGCGCAGGCCATCTGCATGCAGACGGCGGATTTTGAACGCGCCTACACCGCCTTTGTCGCCAAAGAAAACCCCCTGTTCGAGGGCAACTGATGGCGGATAAAACATTCCTTCACTGGCCATTTTTTGAGGACACGCACCGCGATTGGGCCGCACAGGTCGAGGCTGTGGCCGAGGGCTTGCAGGTGGATCACGCTGATACCGATGCCGCCTGCCGCAATCTGGTGGCGGATTTAGGCGAGGCGGGCATTTTGCAGGCAACGGGCAACCCCGATGGCCCGCTGGACGTACGCCGTCTTTGCTTGGCGAGAGAGACTTTGGCGCGCCACGATGGTTTGGCCGATTTCGCCTTTGCGATGCAGGGGCTTGGGACTGGTGCGATTTCGCTGTTTGGCAGCGATGCACAGAAGGCCGAATGGCTACCGCTGACGCGGGCGGGCAAGGCGATATCGGCTTTTGCGCTGACCGAACCTCAATCCGGGTCAGACGTGGCGAACTCTACCATGACGGCCACGCGCGATGGCGATGCTTACTTGTTGAACGGGCAGAAAACCTGGATCAGCAACGGCGGCATCGCCGATGTCTACACGGTCTTTGCGCGCACCGGCGACGCGCCCGGCGCACGGGGCCTGTCGGCTTTTGTGGTGCCCGCAGAGACGCCCGGCCTGACCATTGCCGAGCGGCTCGACACCATTGCGCCGCACCCACTGGCGACGCTGGATTTCACCGACTGCCGTATCCCCGCAAGCGCCCTGATCGGCGAAAGTGGGGCGGGGTTCAAGATCGCCATGTCGGTGCTGGATGTCTTCCGCTCCACCGTGGCGGCCGCCGCTTTGGGCTTTGCGCGCCGCGCTTTGGACGAGGCGGTGGCCCGTGTGAACGCGCGCCATGTGCAGGGTGCGCCGCTTAGCGATTTGCAGATGGTGCAGGGGCATATCGCGGATATGGCCGTGGATATCGACGCCTCGGCGCTGCTGATCTACCGGGCCGCCTGGACTAAGGACAGCGGCGCACCGCGCATCACCCGCGAAGCGGCAATGGCCAAGCTATTTGCCACCGATCACGCGCAAAATGTCATCGACAAAGCGGTGCAACTGCACGGCGGCGATGGTGTCAGATCGGGTCAGGCGGTTGAGAAACTATACCGAGAAATCAGGGCATTACGCATCTATGAGGGCGCATCAGACGTCCAGCGTATCATCATCGCCCGACAAACATTGGGTCAATAAGAACCCGCCAACAGGGAGTGTTACGGTGAACAATCAGAGCGATGCCTTCCGGCCCTCCGGCCTGGGTTCCGTGGCCTCAGAAAACCGGGGATCTGCCCCCAGAAACAAGCGAGTAAGCCATGTTCAGCGCCAGTGCCCATAGCGATACCTTCTCCCGTGATAATCTGCCGCCCAAGGACCAATGGCCTGATTTTTTGCTGGAGGGGTATGACTATCCCGATACGCTCAACGTTGGCGTAGAACTGACCGATGCGATGGTTGCCAAGGGCTTCGGCGACCGCACGGCGCTGATCGGCAACGGACGCCGGCGTACCTATAAAGAGCTAACCGATTGGACCAACCGGCTGGCCCATGTTCTGGTAGAAGATCTGGGCGTCGTTCCGGGCAATCGCGTGCTGATCCGGTCTGCGAATAATCCGGCGATGGTGGCCTGTTGGCTTGCCGCCACCAAGGTGGGCGCGGTGGTGGTGAATACCATGCCGATGCTACGGGCCGCGGAATTGGCGCAGATCGTGGAGAAAGCGCAGATCACCCACGCGCTGTGCGATACGCGCCTGATGGACGAGATGGACGGCTGCGCCAAGCTATGCAAGACCCTGACCCATGTCGTGGGCTTTGACGGCACATCGAACCACGACGCCGAGCTCGATCGGTTAGCACTGGAGAAACCTGTGCAGTTCGACGCCGTGGCGACGGGGCGTGAGGATGTGGCGCTGTTGGGCTTCACCTCGGGCACCACAGGCTCACCCAAGGCGACGATGCATTTCCACCGCGACCTTCTGATTATCGCAGACGGCTACGCGCGGGAGGTTTTGGGCGTAACACCGGACGACGTTTTCGTCGGCTCCCCTCCGCTGGCGTTCACCTTTGGCCTTGGCGGCTTGGCTATTTTCCCGCTGCGTTTTGGGGCCACGGCGACGCTTCTGGAAACGGCATCTCCGCCCAATATGATTGAAA
Proteins encoded:
- a CDS encoding acyl-CoA dehydrogenase, which encodes MTSAATTPQSARAKPASLVWDDPFLLENQLTEEERMIRDSAHAYCQEALGSRVVMANRHETFDRDIMTEMGDMGLLGATIPEEYGGIGANYVSYGLVAREVERIDSGYRSAMSVQSSLVMHPIFAYGTEAQRQKFLPELASGRMVGCFGLTEPDHGSDPGSMVTRAKAVDGGYSLSGAKNWITNSPIADVFIIWAKSDAHDGKIKGFILEKGMKGLNAPKIEGKFSLRASITGMIQMDEVFVPEDNLLPEVSGLAGPFGCLNRARFGIAWGAMGAAEACFHAARSYTMDRKQFGRPLAQTQLIQKKLADMQAEIALGLQGALQLGRMFDDHTAPAELISLMKRNNCGKALTIAREARDMHGGNGVSDEYGVIRHVMNLEAVNTYEGTHDVHALIMGRGITGLQAFA
- a CDS encoding bifunctional salicylyl-CoA 5-hydroxylase/oxidoreductase — protein: MRIACLGGGPAGLYFGISMKRRNPQAEVVVFERNRADDTFGWGVVLSDETLDNLAKNDAESAAIIRENFAYWDDVALHHQGQKLVSSGHGFCGIGRKKLLLILQARARELGVDLRFETEVGAASDYKDDFDVVVACDGLNSKTRMEFAETFQPDIDTRKCQFVWLGTHQRFDDAFTFIFEDTDKGWVWAHAYQFDDETATFIVECSQKTFDAYGFGEMSQQESIAVCEAIFKDHLGGHGLMTNANHIRGSAWIQFPRVLCEKWSHENVVLLGDASATAHFSIGSGTKLALESAIALAEDIATKPTLAEAFANYEDERRLEVLRLQSAARNSVEWFEDVERYLHLDPVQLNYSMLTRSQRISHENLRERDPKWLAGAEAWFMEQAGGEATTPARAPMFAPFTLRDMKLKNRIVVSPMAQYKAVDGAPTDWHLIHYGERAKGGAGLVYTEMTCVSADGRITPGCPGLYAPEHEAAWARLTAFVHAETEAKICCQIGHAGRKGSTRVGWEGMDKPLAEGNWPLLSASDIPWSDENATPQAMDRAQMDAVKTAFVASAEMADRAGFDMIELHAAHGYLISSFISPLSNTRTDNYGGSLENRMRYPLEVFAAMRAVWPPEKPMSVRISASDWAGDDGVTAEDAVKIAAMFEAQGADIIDVSAGQTSTEAEPVYGRMFQTPFSDRIRNEAGIKTMAVGNIFEADHVNSILMAGRADLVCLARPHLADPYWTLHAATALGDRQESWPQPYDAGRDQAWRLADRAAEMVGKV
- a CDS encoding SDR family oxidoreductase, with product MKHVVITGGGTGVGAQTAQRFAAAGYAVTIMGRSEAPLQAQGLSYQLCDVTDVDQVHAAFEAARAEHGPVSIVIANAGAATSKPFAKMSAADLTGMLDVNLTGVFNVWQAALADMKAAGAGRMIAIASTAGLKGYPYVSGYCAAKHGVVGLTRALSLELAKTGITVNAICPGFIETPLLERSVENIVATTGMSAEDAVKSLTKGNPQARLIQPEEVAETALWLCSDAARSVNGHTLSLSGGEI
- a CDS encoding MarR family transcriptional regulator — translated: MQTKPVEVLAPPSKERLRLWLRLLKTSRAIETTLREKLREEFATTLPRFDVMAALSRYEDGLKMSQLSGVLRVSNGNVTGIVDRLAEDGLLVRVPVPGDRRASVVRLTKRGVEEFARQAAAHEAWIDSMLGGFAAEEAAEIGARLETLEAKLQSEGDA
- a CDS encoding enoyl-CoA hydratase family protein, whose translation is MRSDVTHFKCEIADRIATIALDRPERKNPLTFDSYAEMRDWFRDLHYSDDVDAVVFASNGGNFSSGGDVHDIIGPLTKMSMKELLAFTRMTGDLVKAIVNCGKPMIAAIDGICVGAGAIIAMAADLRIATPEAKTAFLFTRVGLAGCDMGACAILPRIIGQGRAAELLYTGRAMTAEEGHAWGFHNKLVPADTLDAEAQSMAARIAAGPNFGHMMTKTMLAQEWSMSIEQAIEAEAQAQAICMQTADFERAYTAFVAKENPLFEGN
- a CDS encoding acyl-CoA dehydrogenase family protein translates to MADKTFLHWPFFEDTHRDWAAQVEAVAEGLQVDHADTDAACRNLVADLGEAGILQATGNPDGPLDVRRLCLARETLARHDGLADFAFAMQGLGTGAISLFGSDAQKAEWLPLTRAGKAISAFALTEPQSGSDVANSTMTATRDGDAYLLNGQKTWISNGGIADVYTVFARTGDAPGARGLSAFVVPAETPGLTIAERLDTIAPHPLATLDFTDCRIPASALIGESGAGFKIAMSVLDVFRSTVAAAALGFARRALDEAVARVNARHVQGAPLSDLQMVQGHIADMAVDIDASALLIYRAAWTKDSGAPRITREAAMAKLFATDHAQNVIDKAVQLHGGDGVRSGQAVEKLYREIRALRIYEGASDVQRIIIARQTLGQ
- a CDS encoding AMP-binding protein; amino-acid sequence: MFSASAHSDTFSRDNLPPKDQWPDFLLEGYDYPDTLNVGVELTDAMVAKGFGDRTALIGNGRRRTYKELTDWTNRLAHVLVEDLGVVPGNRVLIRSANNPAMVACWLAATKVGAVVVNTMPMLRAAELAQIVEKAQITHALCDTRLMDEMDGCAKLCKTLTHVVGFDGTSNHDAELDRLALEKPVQFDAVATGREDVALLGFTSGTTGSPKATMHFHRDLLIIADGYAREVLGVTPDDVFVGSPPLAFTFGLGGLAIFPLRFGATATLLETASPPNMIEIIEKYKATVCFTAPTAYRAMLAAMEEGADLSSLRAAVSAGETLPAPVYEDWMTKTGKPMLDGIGATEMLHIFISNRFDDHRPACTGRPVTGYEAKIIGEDGQELPRGEVGRLAVRGPTGCRYMNDDRQGAYVLDGWNISGDAFTMDADGYLHFAARNDDMIVSSGYNIAGPEVEAALLSHPNVAECAVIGAPSEERGMIVQAHVVLADAAPSAELAKALQDHVKATIAPFKYPRDVRFVDALPKTQTGKIQRFMLKETS